The Kitasatospora sp. NBC_00374 genome has a segment encoding these proteins:
- a CDS encoding TetR/AcrR family transcriptional regulator, with amino-acid sequence MSNAPTASGLPRRDQIRKEAARLFAARGFLGVGVDEIGKAVGISGPGLYRHFAGKDAMLADLLVGISERLLEEGRRRAGEADGPTAALDALISGHVDFALDDPDLITLHDRELLHLKEDDRRRVRRLQRKYVELWVEIVREAIPGLAAAESEQRARAAVHAVFGLLNSTPHSAGSGQAQPERAERSGLPRDGMAALLHSLAQGAFSAAANGAPDGAPNGAPNGAAG; translated from the coding sequence ATGTCGAACGCCCCAACCGCCTCCGGGCTCCCCCGTCGCGATCAGATCCGGAAGGAGGCCGCCCGGCTGTTCGCGGCCCGCGGCTTCCTCGGGGTCGGGGTGGACGAGATCGGCAAGGCCGTGGGGATCAGCGGCCCCGGCCTCTACCGCCACTTCGCGGGCAAGGACGCCATGCTCGCCGACCTGCTGGTCGGGATCAGCGAGCGGCTGCTGGAGGAGGGACGCCGCCGGGCGGGTGAGGCCGACGGCCCGACCGCCGCACTGGACGCCCTGATCTCCGGCCATGTCGACTTCGCGCTCGACGACCCCGACCTGATCACCCTGCACGACCGCGAGCTGCTGCACCTCAAGGAGGACGACCGGCGGCGGGTCCGCCGGCTCCAGCGCAAGTACGTCGAGCTGTGGGTGGAGATCGTCCGGGAGGCGATCCCGGGCCTGGCGGCCGCCGAGTCCGAGCAGCGGGCCCGCGCCGCCGTGCACGCCGTCTTCGGACTGCTGAACTCCACCCCGCACAGCGCGGGCTCCGGCCAGGCGCAGCCCGAGCGCGCCGAGCGGTCCGGTCTGCCGCGGGACGGCATGGCCGCCCTGCTGCACAGCCTGGCCCAGGGAGCCTTCTCGGCCGCCGCGAACGGCGCTCCGGACGGTGCTCCGAACGGGGCTCCGAACGGCGCCGCCGGCTGA